The sequence GTCGACGCAGCCGTAACTTTCCAAGATGCACGTAATACGATTAAAGAAGAATTCCCTGATGTGTGGGAGCAAACCCGAGTTGTAGCTTTAACAGAAGACATTCCGAATGATACCGTTTCCGTTCGCTCTGATCTGTCTCAGGAGTGGCGAGACAAAATTGCTGATGCCTTTATTGATATCGGCGAAGATCCAGAAGGGCGCCAAATCATTTTTGATATTTATTCCCACGAAGGGTACGAACGTTCAGAGGACAGCAATTTTGACATCGTCCGTGATTATGCGGAACGAATCCAACAACCATAAGGATCAATAGAACGTTACTTTCATTTATTCATAGCGAGAGTCCGCCTTGCGGGCTCTCCACTTATGTATTGTATTGCCATTTCCCTATCATGATCAGTTTATAAGAGAGTTGGGATACCGATGATCGAAATAAAAAATGTATCGAAAACATATCCAAACGGGACGAAAGGCTTAAAAAATATTGATTTAACGATTGAGCGCGGCGAATTTGTCGTCGTCGTCGGCCTGTCGGGGGCGGGAAAATCAACATTGCTTCGTTCCATTAACCGTTTAAATGAAATTACTGACGGCGAAATTCTCATTGACGGCCTATCCATTACGAAAGCAAAAGGAAAGGAATTGCGGCAAATACGGCAAAGAACGGCGATGATTTTTCAGAGCTTTAATCTCGTAAAACGTTCCTCTGTCTTGCGCAACGTGCTGTCAGGCCGCGTCGGTTACCATGGAACATTGCGGACCGTTTTAAATTTATTTCCTAAGCAGGATGTCGAGCTTGCCTTGCAAGCGCTCAACCGTGTCAATATCCTTGAAAAAGCCTATTCCCGAGCAAGTGATTTGTCTGGCGGCCAACAACAGCGTGTAGCAATTGCTAGAGCACTTGCACAAGAACCGAGCGTCATTTTAGCAGACGAACCAACTGCTTCTCTCGACCCATTGACAACGAAACAAGTTATGGACGATTTAAAACGGATTAATAAAGAAGACAAGATTACAACGATTGTCAACTTGCATTTTATCGATTTGGCGCGAGAGTATGCGACACGGATTATTGGCCTCCGGGCTGGCGAGGTTGTATTTGACGGTCCTGTCTCAGAAGCAACAGATGAAAAATTTGCTGAAATTTACGGGCGCCCGATTCAAGAGGACGAGCTCTTAGGGGAGGAATTGGATGAACCAGCAAGCGAACCTGCCAGTCAATAAGCCCCCCCGGACAAAGCTTTATATGACATTGTTGCTGCTATTTGCCCTTATAGGCGCGAGCGCTTGGTACATAGATGCAAACCCGCTCATTATTTTAAGCAAGTGGCAAAATGTATTCGAACTCGTCTTTAAAATGTTTCCACCTGATATGACTTTTTTTGTGAATGCGACACAGGCAATGCTTGATACGATCCGAATGGCATTAATTGGTACGACGATAGGAGGAATTATCTCCATTCCGATTTTATTCCTTTGCGCACACAATATTGTCAATACGCCTTGGATTTACCAACCTGCCCGGATTGTCTTGAATATGCTGCGGACAGTGCCAGATTTGTTGCTCGCCGCGATCTTCGCCGCCATTCTTGGTTTCAACACATTAGCCGGCGTAGTGGCGCTCAGCATCTTTTCAATCGGGATCATCGCCAAGCTTTCCTTTGAGGCGGTGGAAAACATTGACCAGGGGCCGTTGGAATCGATGACATCAGTTGGCGCCAACAAAATCCAATGGATCGTCTTTGGCGTCGTTCCGCAAGTGTTGCCTCAATTTACGTCCTATGTTCTATACACATTCGAAATTAATGTTCGTGCCGCTGCGATTTTAGGGTTAGTTGGAGCTGGAGGCATTGGACTTTTATACAAACAGGCAATTGGCTTTTACAATTTTGACCAAGTATTGGCGTTAATCCTTTATACATTTTTAGTTGTATTGCTAATCGATTTTATTAGCTTAAAAATTCGGGAGCGTCTCATATGAGTGATTTAAGAAGCACAATCGAAAAGCCGAAAAAGCGACGGATTAAATCAGCCGCGATTATTCTTGGGCTGTTGCTGCTTTACATTTGGGGCTTTGGCGGCATTGATTATAGCGGGATTACGAAAAATGCCTGGGTGATTACAGGCGCGATCATGGACGGATTTTTAAATCCTGATTGGTCTTATGTATACCGCCCAGGCGAAGTCGATTTAATTTCAAATTTGCTTGAAACGTTTGCAATTGCTCTAGTTGGCATTAGCCTCTCTGTCGTTCTTTCTTTTCCAATTGCATTTTGGGCAGCGAGAAACTTAAGCGTGAAGCGAATTGTCTCAGGATCAGGGAAGTCCTTTTTGAGCTTTTTCCGTACATTCCCTGATATGGTCATGGCGTTGCTATTTATTGCGATTGTAGGCCCAGGCCCGTACGCTGGAATGCTCGCCCTTGGCTTTAGTGCGGTCGGCATGCTTGGCAAATTATATGCCGAAGAAATTGAATCGATTGATCCTGGCCCTGCAGAAGCGCTCGTTGCCGCTGGGGCAAACAAATTGCAAATTCTTTGGTTCGCGGTCGTTCCCCAAGTGTTGCCTGGCTTTATTTCTGCGACATTGTATCGTTTTGAAATCAATATGCGCTCGGCTTCGACACTTGGAGTGGTCGCTGCTGGAGGGATTGGCACGCCGCTTTTGTTTGCCATTCAAGGCAGAAGTTGGGACCGTGTCGGCATTATTTTGATTGGCTTAGTCGTATTTGTGTTGATCATTGATTTAATTTCTAGCGCCTTGCGCAAAAAAGTCGTGTAATTTTCAGTTTGACGCTTGTTAGCTAAAACGGAGATCCTTTCCAGTCTGACCGATGTGAGCTGGCATGCATGATTCTTTTGAGGAGGACAAACGTTGCCATCGATTTTATTTATTGGCGCTGGCCGCATGGCTGAAGCAATTTTTTCGGGGTTGTTGCGCCAGCCTAAACAACCATTTGACTCAATTTATGTCACCAATCGCACGAACAAAGAGCGCCTTGGCGAGCTAGCACAACGTTATGCCATTACGCCAGTTGACAAACATGGAGCGATTGCCGCAAAGGCAGATGTCCTTCTGTTAGCGATGCCACCGTCTGCCCATGGAGAAGTCCTTTCCGAGTTGGCCCCTATGATTCGCGACCAACTCATCATCACCGTTGCCGCTGGGATTGGGCCGAGTGACATGGAAGGACAATTGCCGGAAGGAACAGCGGCGGCATGGATTATGCCGAATACGGCGGCACAAGTTGGCGCATCGATCAGCCTTTACGCATTCGGGAAAAACGTATCTGGGAAGCAAAAGCTGCTAGTGAAAGAGATTGTTCACGCCATCGGAGCAGGGGAAGAGCTTTCAGAAGAGCAAATTCATAATTTGACCGCCATCACAGGCAGTGCGCCAGCTTTTGTCTATGAATTCGCGCTGCAACTTGAAAAATTGGCTTCATCCTACGGCATCACCGATAAACAAGCGCGACATTTGGTGGAAACGATGCTTGCCGGCAGCGTAAAGATGTTGGAAACGGGCGCTCCCCCACAAGAACTGCGTGACCAAGTGACGACGCCTGGCGGTGCGACTGAAGCAGGGCTTGTTTCCCTTGGCAACGACCAATTTTCCGCGATGCTTGAACGTGCGGTTCACGCTGTGACAGACCACGCAAAAAACAGAAATTAAACACTACATGGATCTTTACAAGAAAGCGCCCGATAATGGACGAAAAACCGCTGATAGCAAACACTGTTATCAGCGGTTTTTATGCACTTTTTTTAACTTGACGATAACATTAAAGTCCTTTATCCTCTCTAAAAACAATCCGGTTTCGCTTTAAATAGACGATGATCAATGCCAATACTGCTAGTTCGGCGAACGGGATGGATAGCCAAATCGCATTGACGCCAAATACAAACGGGACGGTAAGGAGAAACAGCAACATAAATAGAATCTCTCTGCCCGCGGTAATCCACGTCGCTACTGCCACAGAACCAATTGATTGAAAATAACTCATTAAGACAAAATTAATCCCCATGACAAAATAAGCAATGAAAAACAAGCGTATCCCAAGGGTAGCCATTTCCTTTACTTCAGTGGGAAAATCACCAAATAAATGGACAATCGGTGTAGCTGCCACTTGGCCAATTAAGAAGCAAGCCGCCCCAGCGATAAAAGCAGTCCTTATAGCAATTCGCATAAT is a genomic window of Shouchella clausii containing:
- the phnC gene encoding phosphonate ABC transporter ATP-binding protein; the protein is MIEIKNVSKTYPNGTKGLKNIDLTIERGEFVVVVGLSGAGKSTLLRSINRLNEITDGEILIDGLSITKAKGKELRQIRQRTAMIFQSFNLVKRSSVLRNVLSGRVGYHGTLRTVLNLFPKQDVELALQALNRVNILEKAYSRASDLSGGQQQRVAIARALAQEPSVILADEPTASLDPLTTKQVMDDLKRINKEDKITTIVNLHFIDLAREYATRIIGLRAGEVVFDGPVSEATDEKFAEIYGRPIQEDELLGEELDEPASEPASQ
- the phnE gene encoding phosphonate ABC transporter, permease protein PhnE; amino-acid sequence: MNQQANLPVNKPPRTKLYMTLLLLFALIGASAWYIDANPLIILSKWQNVFELVFKMFPPDMTFFVNATQAMLDTIRMALIGTTIGGIISIPILFLCAHNIVNTPWIYQPARIVLNMLRTVPDLLLAAIFAAILGFNTLAGVVALSIFSIGIIAKLSFEAVENIDQGPLESMTSVGANKIQWIVFGVVPQVLPQFTSYVLYTFEINVRAAAILGLVGAGGIGLLYKQAIGFYNFDQVLALILYTFLVVLLIDFISLKIRERLI
- the phnE gene encoding phosphonate ABC transporter, permease protein PhnE, translating into MSDLRSTIEKPKKRRIKSAAIILGLLLLYIWGFGGIDYSGITKNAWVITGAIMDGFLNPDWSYVYRPGEVDLISNLLETFAIALVGISLSVVLSFPIAFWAARNLSVKRIVSGSGKSFLSFFRTFPDMVMALLFIAIVGPGPYAGMLALGFSAVGMLGKLYAEEIESIDPGPAEALVAAGANKLQILWFAVVPQVLPGFISATLYRFEINMRSASTLGVVAAGGIGTPLLFAIQGRSWDRVGIILIGLVVFVLIIDLISSALRKKVV
- the proC gene encoding pyrroline-5-carboxylate reductase, with the protein product MPSILFIGAGRMAEAIFSGLLRQPKQPFDSIYVTNRTNKERLGELAQRYAITPVDKHGAIAAKADVLLLAMPPSAHGEVLSELAPMIRDQLIITVAAGIGPSDMEGQLPEGTAAAWIMPNTAAQVGASISLYAFGKNVSGKQKLLVKEIVHAIGAGEELSEEQIHNLTAITGSAPAFVYEFALQLEKLASSYGITDKQARHLVETMLAGSVKMLETGAPPQELRDQVTTPGGATEAGLVSLGNDQFSAMLERAVHAVTDHAKNRN